A window of Juglans regia cultivar Chandler chromosome 7, Walnut 2.0, whole genome shotgun sequence contains these coding sequences:
- the LOC109011884 gene encoding protein SIEVE ELEMENT OCCLUSION B-like, producing MNTIYATHVHGDEKFDVDSLFAVTENILQRATHLVDNVVLGTKTQQEHLDEKVPKASFNPPSCTLKALSCEMSCKAPGEEIAHKTTLSILNKLAHYSWDAKAVLTLAAFALDYGDFWLLADLHSSDQLAKSVGILKRVPVVLKRPGLQKYGKAIVELNNLIKATLEVIESIFELEKLTVYDTKDVPALAGAMDRIPVDVYWAITTVVACTTQMCCITGDEGKKQELSPFAQKINVILNVLRRTIKLAYEQIDVIEAYRKLKKIFQTPSEVMEVFKALFFHKDAEPSLIDGSTNKLVSIDVLKKKDVLFFISSLNITIEEISILKPVYDGISKKDQHKIVWIPIVENWTDELRKKFEVLRSKVPWYTVQYFSPVVGIKFIKEEWNFKNKPIVVVINPRGKVEHPNALHIIKVWGMKAFPFTKEAEDVLATKEDVMEDIMVGVNPRSPVVIKDDKYIFLYGGKDNEWIQQFTKKATALANDPAIKEARISIELVLVGKNEKGQDDVGILGRFWDKMESFFFSKTEKKTEPDAVTREIQKLLSYKNESGWAVLSKGSKVIFTGHGTTVMKVVDELEKWKGYVREIGFEIIFKQYHDKVIEVNRPCSRVDIPLGVGKIPEHMHCPHYPRVMETYISFKCCHVDGALNSLH from the exons ATGAATACAATCTATGCAACCCATGTTCACGGTGACGAGAAGTTTGATGTCGACTCTCTTTTCGCTGTCACCGAGAATATTCTTCAGCGTGCCACCCATCTCGTTGACAATGTTGTTCTg GGTACCAAGACACAACAGGAGCACCTCGACGAAAAGGTGCCCAAAGCCAGTTTCAATCCACCGTCGTGCACACTGAAGGCACTTTCCTGCGAG ATGTCATGCAAGGCTCCGGGTGAGGAGATTGCCCACAAAACAACACTGTCAATACTTAACAAACTCGCACACTATTCATGGGACGCCAAGGCAGTGCTGACACTGGCGGCCTTTGCTTTGGACTATGGGGATTTCTGGTTACTTGCCGATCTTCACTCATCGGACCAACTCGCCAAATCAGTGGGGATCCTGAAAAGAGTACCTGTTGTCTTAAAGCGCCCGGGCCTTCAAAAATATGGGAAAGCCATAGTTGAGCTGAACAATCTGATCAAGGCAACATTGGAAGTCATCGAGTCCATTTTTGAGCTGGAGAAGCTAACGGTCTATGATACGAAGGACGTACCGGCATTGGCAGGTGCCATGGACCGAATCCCTGTGGATGTCTACTGGGCTATCACAACAGTTGTAGCTTGCACCACGCAGATGTGTTGCATCACAGGGGATGA AGGCAAGAAACAGGAACTATCGCCCTTCGCTCAGAAAATCAACGTCATCCTCAATGTCCTAAGGAGAACGATAAAACTTGCCTACGAACAAATAG ACGTAATTGAGGCTTATAGgaaactcaagaaaatatttcaaacacctAGCGAAGTGATGGAGGTTTTCAAGGCGCTCTTTTTCCACAAAGATGCAGAGCCTTCGCTTATTGATGGTTCTACCAACAAATTG GTTAGCATCGACGTGCTGAAGAAAAAGGATGTTCTGTTCTTCATTTCGAGCCTGAACATCACCATCGAAGAGATCTCGATCCTAAAGCCAGTTTATGATGGAATAAGTAAGAAGGATCAGCATAAAATTGTATGGATTCCAATTGTGGAGAACTGGACCGATGAGCTGAGAAAGAAGTTTGAGGTGCTGCGGTCTAAGGTGCCTTGGTATACAGTGCAGTACTTTTCACCTGTGGTGGGCATCAAGTTCATCAAGGAGGAGTGGAACTTCAAGAATAAGCCTATCGTCGTGGTGATAAATCCAAGAGGAAAGGTGGAACATCCGAATGCACTCCACATCATTAAGGTATGGGGAATGAAGGCCTTTCCATTCACTAAAGAGGCAGAAGATGTTTTAGCAACTAAAGAAGATGTGATGGAAGACATCATGGTTGGCGTCAATCCAAGATCGCCTGTCGTG ATCAAGGATGACAAGTACATTTTCTTATATGGAGGCAAGGACAACGAGTGGATTCAACAGTTCACCAAGAAAGCAACTGCCCTGGCCAACGATCCGGCGATAAAGGAGGCAAGGATTTCCATCGAGTTGGTTCTTGTAGGGAAAAACGAGAAAGGGCAGGATGATGTCGGCATCCTAGGGCGTTTCTGGGACAAAATGGAAAGCTTTTTCTTCTCCAAGACTGAGAAGAAGACTGAACCGGACGCTGTGACCAGGGAAATCCAAAAGTTGCTGTCTTACAAGAATGAAAGTGGATGGGCGGTGCTAAGCAAAGGGTCTAAAGTGATATTCACTGGTCATGGGACAACAGTGATGAAGGTCGTGGATGAGTTAGAAAAATGGAAGGGGTATGTGCGCGAGATTGGCTTCGAAATTATATTCAAGCAATACCATGATAAGGTTATTGAAGTGAATCGCCCTTGCTCCCGTGTTGACATTCCCCTTGGTGTCGGAAAGATCCCTGAGCATATGCATTGCCCTCACTACCCCCGCGTCATGGAGACCTATATCAGCTTTAAGTGCTGTCATGTTGACGGTGCTCTGAACTCACTGCACTAG